DNA from Cyprinus carpio isolate SPL01 chromosome B3, ASM1834038v1, whole genome shotgun sequence:
ggaaagaaattatagaaattaatacttttatttagcaaggatgaatAGGTCAAAATAGTTCAAAAGTGACGattaaggcatttataatgttacaaaagatttctaatttatataaatgctgttcttctgaactttctgttcatcaaagaaaccttaaaaaaacataataataataataataataataataataatgcttctcgagcagcaaatcagcatattagaatgatttctgaagatcatgtgacactgaagactggagtaatgatgctgaaaattcagctgcgtatcacaaatataattagtttttttttttataacagatattcacatagaaaacagctgttttaaatagtacaaatatttcaaaatattactgtatatatttaaattgataacagttattttaaatagtatttttttttttaaatagttgattattaaaaaaattaaaaatcttactgttcacaAACTTTCATCTGGTAGAGTAAATGGTCATATCAGCCAGAAATAACACTCTCTATAGTGCAGCACTGAGACATTATAACAGTAAGACTCTCGGTAAAGCTGCATTAAACCCACGTGTTTTGTGAACACACATAATAAAAGTGACTTTACAGTGTAGGGACATGTTAAACACAGTGGAGTCAAAAGTCAAACACCTGATTCGATCTGCTCCAATAATGAAAGACACTCAAGTGATCCATGAAGGGTTTGCtgaaatattagtctgttttctttggtttgtgtgtttgtgaaaagCTGCATCTTTTCACAAgttcagaaaacaagactgtaACCTTGAGATTAAAGTGTcatgactgcacacacacacacacacacatacacacacacacacacacacacacacacaccacaccacatcgccattacacacacacacacacacacacacacacacacacacacacacacacacacacacacacacacacacacacacacacacacacacacacacacacacacacacacacacacacacacacacacacagacctgttGAAGTTTAAAGAGCATTAAGTCCATTAGTGTTTCCCTAACGGGAGCCACAAGCTGCTCTCTGACCTTCAGTGAGACTATAAGAGAGCAGGAGAGATGGAGAGCCTCattccacagacagacagagagagagacacactgcTCACAGACCACAAACACAGGTAAACACAATTCAGAGAACTACAATAATGATTTTACTCTCAGTCAGATCGATAGTTCACATAAGACTGATTATCTGTTCTGCTCTGTTACGTCTAGTCTGAGTGTTTGTTGTATGTAGGTTAGTTTCTCCGCTCTGGTGTTAAAGCAGGAAAACTGACATACTGTATCTGTGAAATATTGATGATCAGATGAAGGTGTGATTCTCTGCATCACATGTAGCTAGAAACACCAACGTCTgatccacagacagacagatgctaCTGTATAATAAGGCAGATAAAGGAAATCTCATAAGTCTGTTATGTTAACGAGATTAATGGTCTTAATGAGGCAACATGAAAAACAGTGTTTGACGTGAGTTATTGTGAGATGATAATCTGACAGATGTTTGATACGTCAGGAATATCGTTGAGATGGTGCTTGCGTTCTTCCTGAAGAGCTGTATTTCGTGGTTATGATTGACAGACAGTGTCATCACACTGGGGGTGTTTACAGGATAAATCAATATCTGCAGGCAACATTAATTACGTGAGCAGAAACACGTGACAGCGATCAGTGCAAGATGATAAAtgataattgaataataataataaacaggaaaaaaaactcttaataataattaatagtaataaattttatttaatgctgcCTTTCAAAACTGCCttgggcagtcgtggcctaatggttagagagtcggacttgtaacccgaaggttacccactgcccactgctccgggtgtgtgttcatgatgtgtgtgtgtgtgcacttggatggactaaatgcagagcacaaattccgagtataggtcaccatacttggccacgccacttcacttcacttcaaaacACTCAAGGACACCATACAGTTAAGTGATAATCATAAAAATCAAGACAACAAACAACAGCTGTTTAATATTAGATCATTTAAAATTGATCAGAAAAAGCTAATCTAAAAAACAAGTTTTAGGAAATGATTTAAAAGTAGTAAGAGTCACTTTCTTgttcaatttaattcaagtttatttgtatagtgctttttatgatacaaatcattgcaaaggcaactttacagaaaattacgtttctacaatatttagtagtagcttaaaTACAACTAAATATCAGCGCTCAGCGCTTGTGTAGAAAATGGAATAGAATTCCAAAGATGAGGAGAAAAAACAGATAAATGCCCTGGACCCCATAGTGGCTAAACGAACAGAAGGTGCAACAAGGGAAACAGATGAAGAAGATCTGAGAGTACACTTCGGGATGTAAATAtgaagcaaatcagaatgataTGAGGGTTCAAGATTATGAAGAGCTTTAAAAGTGAGAAGCAGAATCTTGTACTCGATATTAACAGGAAGCCATTGTAGATGACAGAGAACAGGAGAGATATGCTCGATTGAAGAGGTTCTAGTAATTATACAGGTAGCTGAGTTCTGAGTTTGTGAGGTAACCCAAACAGAAGACAGTTACAATAATCAATGAGCAAGGTAACTAGAGCATGTACAAGAATAGCTGTGGAATTGGATGTGAGAAATGGACGAAGGTGGGTGATGTTCCGTTGATGGAAGTACACAGACCCGAGTAATACTGTTCACATGCTTTGTCGATTCAGGATGACACCCAGGATCTTAACCTGAGAAGATGAGGAGATTATAGATTTatcaatataaagtaaaaaagtaaaaaaaaaaaaaaaactattggatTTACTGCCAACAAGAAgaagtaaatgataaataaaagagGGCCCAAAAACagagccttgaggaacaccaGCAGTAACAGATGAAGAGTATGATCTGAAATTTTTAAGTTGGACAGGGGAGAAATGTTCCTGTTCCAGTTCGAATGGCGTAAACCTATAATCCTAAATTCCTGTGACACGCTCCGATCGTAAGTGTTGCTCCTGTTCGCTGTGTTTCAGGGAAGCACAGACATGAACACGGCTCCTCCCGCAGGAAGTGCTCTGGCCACGCCTGCCAGCACTGCCGGACCCACCACACCCAAGAAAGGGCCGCCCAAATTCAAGCAGAGACAGACACGCACCTTCAAGAGCAAGGCCCCCAAGCCCGGGCAGAAAGggtacaagcacacacacacacactcacactcacagacacacacacacactctcactctcacagacacacacacacacacacccaaatgcTGCAGTCACTGAGTTTCCCTCTTGTCTGCAGGTTTGGAGATGATATTCCTGGTATGGAGGGTCTTGGCACAGGTGAGtcatggtaacacacacacacacacacacacacacacacacaca
Protein-coding regions in this window:
- the LOC109074488 gene encoding retinal cone rhodopsin-sensitive cGMP 3',5'-cyclic phosphodiesterase subunit gamma-like, with amino-acid sequence MNTAPPAGSALATPASTAGPTTPKKGPPKFKQRQTRTFKSKAPKPGQKGFGDDIPGMEGLGTDITVVCPWEAFGDMELSDLAKYGII